A region of Larus michahellis chromosome 15, bLarMic1.1, whole genome shotgun sequence DNA encodes the following proteins:
- the UBAC1 gene encoding ubiquitin-associated domain-containing protein 1 isoform X2, with translation MFVQEEKIFAGKVLRLHVCTMEGAEWLEEVPEDTTVEKLKERCLKHCVPGSLEDPKTVTHHKLIHATSEKVLTDTKTVLEENIQDRDVLLLIKKRAPPPLPKMADVSAEEKRKQEQKAPDKDAILKATANLPSRNVDRTVAHHNMRDFQTELRKILVSLIEVAQKLLALNPDAVELFKKANAMLDEDEEDRVDEIALRQLTEMGFPESRAVKALRLNHMSVTQAMEWLIEHADDPTVDAPLPGQTPAEATAEAGASSAEATAGPSSEASAEEAKDELTEIFKKIRRKREFRPDPRAVIALMEMGFDEKEVVDALRVNNNQQNAACEWLLGDRKPSPEDLDKGIDTNSPLFQAILENPVVQLGLTNPKTLLAFEDMLENPLNSTQWMNDPETGPVMLQISRIFQTLNRT, from the exons ATGTTCGTGCAGGAGGAGAAGATCTTCGCGGGGAAGGTGCTGAGGCTCCATGTGTGCACCATGGAGGGCGCGGAGTGGCTGGAGGAGGTCCCCGAGGACACCACGgtggagaagctgaaggagcGATGCCTGAAGCAC TGTGTACCTGGGAGCTTGGAGGATCCAAAAACCGTGACACATCATAAGTTGATACATGCTACTTCTGAGAAGGTGCTGACAGACACAAAAACAGTGTTGGAGGAAAACATTCAAGATAGAG ATGTCTTACTTTTAATAAAGAAGCGTGCGCCACCTCCGCTCCCCAAAATGGCAGATGTGTCAGCAGAGGAGAAA AGGAAACAAGAGCAGAAAGCTCCTGATAAGGATGCTATTCTCAAAGCAACTGCAAATCTGCCCTCTCGCAATGTAGATCGCACTGTGGCCCATCATAACATGAGGGAT TTCCAGACAGAGCTCCGGAAGATCTTAGTGTCTCTCATAGAAGTTGCGCAGAAATTGCTAGCGCTGAACCCAGATGCGGTTGAACTCTTTAAGAAGGCAAATG CCATGCtggatgaggatgaggaagacaGAGTGGATGAGATAGCTCTGCGACAGCTTACAGAAATGGGGTTTCCAGAAAGCAGAGCTGTCAAAGCCCTTCGATTAAATCA TATGTCAGTGACACAGGCCATGGAGTGGTTGATAGAACACGCGGATGACCCTACAGTGGATGCTCCGCTCCCAGGTCAGACTCcagcagaagccacagctgaagCTGGCGCATCCTCCGCTGAAGCGACTGCAGGTCCTAGTTCAGAAGCGAGTGCGGAAGAGGCCAAGGATGAGCtgacagaaatatttaagaagaTCCGGAGGAAAAGAGAGTTTCGTCCAGACCCACGA GCTGTCATTGCCCTGATGGAGATGGGATTTGATGAAAAAGAAGTGGTAGATGCACTCAGAGTAAACAACAACCAGCAAAATGCGGCT TGTGAATGGCTGCTGGGAGACAGAAAGCCTTCTCCAGAGGACTTAGATAAGGGAATTGACACCAATAGCCCTCTCTTCCAAGCCATCTTAGAAAACCCAGTGGTACAGTTAGGGCTGACCAACCCTAAAACTCTACTAG CCTTCGAGGATATGCTTGAAAACCCCTTGAACAGCACTCAGTGGATGAACGATCCAGAAACTGGGCCTGTCATGCTACAGATCTCCCGAATCTTCCAGACGCTGAATCGCACGTAG
- the UBAC1 gene encoding ubiquitin-associated domain-containing protein 1 isoform X1: MFVQEEKIFAGKVLRLHVCTMEGAEWLEEVPEDTTVEKLKERCLKHCVPGSLEDPKTVTHHKLIHATSEKVLTDTKTVLEENIQDRDVLLLIKKRAPPPLPKMADVSAEEKRKQEQKAPDKDAILKATANLPSRNVDRTVAHHNMRDFPFLQFQTELRKILVSLIEVAQKLLALNPDAVELFKKANAMLDEDEEDRVDEIALRQLTEMGFPESRAVKALRLNHMSVTQAMEWLIEHADDPTVDAPLPGQTPAEATAEAGASSAEATAGPSSEASAEEAKDELTEIFKKIRRKREFRPDPRAVIALMEMGFDEKEVVDALRVNNNQQNAACEWLLGDRKPSPEDLDKGIDTNSPLFQAILENPVVQLGLTNPKTLLAFEDMLENPLNSTQWMNDPETGPVMLQISRIFQTLNRT, from the exons ATGTTCGTGCAGGAGGAGAAGATCTTCGCGGGGAAGGTGCTGAGGCTCCATGTGTGCACCATGGAGGGCGCGGAGTGGCTGGAGGAGGTCCCCGAGGACACCACGgtggagaagctgaaggagcGATGCCTGAAGCAC TGTGTACCTGGGAGCTTGGAGGATCCAAAAACCGTGACACATCATAAGTTGATACATGCTACTTCTGAGAAGGTGCTGACAGACACAAAAACAGTGTTGGAGGAAAACATTCAAGATAGAG ATGTCTTACTTTTAATAAAGAAGCGTGCGCCACCTCCGCTCCCCAAAATGGCAGATGTGTCAGCAGAGGAGAAA AGGAAACAAGAGCAGAAAGCTCCTGATAAGGATGCTATTCTCAAAGCAACTGCAAATCTGCCCTCTCGCAATGTAGATCGCACTGTGGCCCATCATAACATGAGGGAT TTTCCTTTCTTGCAGTTCCAGACAGAGCTCCGGAAGATCTTAGTGTCTCTCATAGAAGTTGCGCAGAAATTGCTAGCGCTGAACCCAGATGCGGTTGAACTCTTTAAGAAGGCAAATG CCATGCtggatgaggatgaggaagacaGAGTGGATGAGATAGCTCTGCGACAGCTTACAGAAATGGGGTTTCCAGAAAGCAGAGCTGTCAAAGCCCTTCGATTAAATCA TATGTCAGTGACACAGGCCATGGAGTGGTTGATAGAACACGCGGATGACCCTACAGTGGATGCTCCGCTCCCAGGTCAGACTCcagcagaagccacagctgaagCTGGCGCATCCTCCGCTGAAGCGACTGCAGGTCCTAGTTCAGAAGCGAGTGCGGAAGAGGCCAAGGATGAGCtgacagaaatatttaagaagaTCCGGAGGAAAAGAGAGTTTCGTCCAGACCCACGA GCTGTCATTGCCCTGATGGAGATGGGATTTGATGAAAAAGAAGTGGTAGATGCACTCAGAGTAAACAACAACCAGCAAAATGCGGCT TGTGAATGGCTGCTGGGAGACAGAAAGCCTTCTCCAGAGGACTTAGATAAGGGAATTGACACCAATAGCCCTCTCTTCCAAGCCATCTTAGAAAACCCAGTGGTACAGTTAGGGCTGACCAACCCTAAAACTCTACTAG CCTTCGAGGATATGCTTGAAAACCCCTTGAACAGCACTCAGTGGATGAACGATCCAGAAACTGGGCCTGTCATGCTACAGATCTCCCGAATCTTCCAGACGCTGAATCGCACGTAG